The following coding sequences lie in one Apium graveolens cultivar Ventura chromosome 3, ASM990537v1, whole genome shotgun sequence genomic window:
- the LOC141712783 gene encoding uncharacterized protein LOC141712783, whose product MVKRRAKRTTKKAVSSPASNIRENDPKEHEIGDKEDVFDDQEVERQSAAIRTIRDAETERLLTGLRLLRLYFNKDQLQTPVLQFFREHLPNLAHVGDVKNGDYEVQWKEMDINLDAGHSDGGNMHAYLLHQMSMAYPDCPATMPSLGGCGLSTKTVKTRFLGADNLNIREFNLEEPSDTRMPGFQDSVQTPGAYSQRLSVGMTPKSQRVPKHGEMLLSVHGSPLGVYKEDNMEAIHESGED is encoded by the exons ATGGTCAAGCGGAGAGCTAAGAGGACTACTAAAAAAGCAGTTTCATCTCCTGCTAGTAATATCCGTGAAAATGATCCCAAGGAGCACGAGATAGGGGATAAAGAAGATGTCTTCGATGATCAGGAAG TTGAACGTCAAAGTGCTGCAATTAGGACTATTCGTGATGCTGAAACTGAACGTTTACTGACTGGACTGCGTCTGCTGCGCTTATATTTCAACAAAGACCAGTTGCAAACTCCTGTTCTGCAATTTTTCAGGGAACACCTTCCAAATCTGGCACACGTTGGAGATGTAAAAAATGGAGACTATGAAGTGCAATGGAAGGAGATGGATATTAACCTAGATGCGGGTCATAGTGATGGAGGGAACATGCATGCTTACCTACTACATCAGATGTCCATGGCTTACCCTGATTGCCCTGCTACAATGCCATCTTTAGGTGGTTGTGGACTGTCCACTAAAACAG TGAAAACAAGATTCCTAGGTGCTGACAATCTGAATATTAGGGAATTT aatctggAGGAGCCTTCAGATACTCGTATGCCTGGGTTTCAAGATTCTGTCCAAACTCCTGGG GCTTACAGCCAGCGGTTGTCTGTTGGGATGACACCGAAATCTCAAAGGGTTCCAAAGCATGGTGAGATGCTTCTGTCTGTGCATGGATCACCTCTTGGTGTCTATAAAGAAGATAACATGGAGGCAATACATG AGTCGGGGGAAGATTGA